The nucleotide window tttactctagcacaatcggtgcatACAGTAAAAGGTTTTTCTAGAAAAgttggagaatttaaaattattttcttaacagccaagatttttttttctcctataggataattttgttctgtagggctgaacttgccgctacaaaatttacagatcttttcaatgttagttccttGGAGTTTTTGCTAGAACAACACCAGACCAGTAATTATCTCCAGCATCAGTTTGGAGAATgctttcatcattttcttctggttgttggaaaggagggaggtttttgcaaagggcttttatctgcttcacaattttttcattatCTTCTgtgaaatttcattttcttttgaaacTTGTTTTTCTAGATAATATTGATGTTAATcccgagattttgggaatgaaatctcccACATGGTTAATGACTCCTAAAAATCTCTCTAGACTTTTAGCGTCAGAAATTTTATCTGGaaacttccagattttcttgAGGATgtggggttggagttttattacctcgttcttgatatttataccaagaaaatcaacttcatctaggACAAAGAagactttcttttctcctaggatgaTTTCATGCTGAATTATCAATTTAACCACCTCGTGAaagtgtttcatgtgttcttctctgttcttggagaagaccaggatgtcatgaATATAGATGACACAGAATtcagcaacatgtttgaagatgtcatccatctttctctAGAAGATTGAAGGGGCTTGTTTAAGCCAaaagggcattactaaccattcataaTAACCTTATGGTGTTCCAAATGTAGTAAGGGGAATACTATCCagatgcatcttgacttagcgAAAACCcaactttgcatcgaattttgaaaagacttttaGCTCCTTTGAGCTGATTGATCAAGACTCTTGCTTGAGCTATTTGATAACCATTTTAatggtcttcttattgacatctctatagtcaatcaccattctagcttttcctatAACATTTTCTGCATGGTTTCttacgtagaatgctggagcatgatgagggctagtagatgcactacaccaaaaatggtcttttacggcccacTATGCGAGTTTTACGGCGCACAAAACACGCTGTAAAAGCTCGTGCCGTAAAAGACATGTAGTATTTTACGGCGCGCAAAAATGCGTTATAAAAGAATAATTAACGCGCTGTAAAAGTGGTTCCACAAATGTGATTGAGGTCATTTACGGCCCACCTTGCATGCTGTAAAAGACCTCCTATTTAAGGCATACTCCTGCACGCTGTAAAAGAGTGACTGAATTTCTATTTAAGGCGCACTCTGCGAGCCGTAAATGAGGtcttttcaaacaaaaaaaaaatttatattgctCAAATGTCATATACTCATATTCATATTACCCTCATATTATATTCAAATGTCATATTTACATTGTAAGACGATAATTGATTGAAATACACAAGGATGTTATCAATAGGcaggaaatggaaaaataaccATTATGGAAAGCAACCGCGACAGCCTCAAAAGCTTTATACGCAGGAAATGCTATATTCCTGTGATCATGGGTACCATTACATATATAGGTGCAACATTGTCCTGCAAAGGCAACCTATTCAATTAATACCGACCTGCCAATATAGATTCAACTTGTGCAACACAGTATAGTGAAACTACATCAAAGTTTTCTTATGTAGGAAACTAAATTTACAATCCGTAAAGTGCATCATTAATAAGATTTCATATGAAGGAATTTTAAACCATAAAAAAGGGCTACAATTTGTCATCAGCAACTGTCCTCAGTTCCACACTAAACAGACCAAAAGCAGTAAAAAAAAAGTTGGCGAAAATAGAAAGGATCAGACCTTGCATCGTTCGTCTTTGGTATTAGGAGGGAGCCTTCCAGAGTGGTTTTGAGAGCTTCAACTGATCTGTACTCAATAGGAGAGTGAAACAAATAGTTAAGAGATAAAATTTAGACCATACTATTTAAACCAGTTTATTTAGAAAGAGGATAAAATTACCATGCATTTTTTTACATATGCTTAAGTTGTAATCAGTCTTTAATCAATAGTTGATCAGCAAAACTCTTACTCATGCTCCAGGGTTGTTTATGGGGTTTTCAACGCGCTAGAGCCAATAACCTTTGGAAACTTGTCTTCTTTAGGATCTCCATGACATCAGAATTCCTTCTTAGCTCATCACCCTCCAATCCTTCTCTCCTAAGGTTAAATGAGTGCAAATAAAGCAAAATGTTGTATCGTGTAAAGACATGCTGACTAAAAACTGCACTGAAGGTATACAGTAATTACTTGGAGTCCAACATTGCTAGATGACATGCAAGTCATAGCATTATCCTTACAAACACAACTCTTCTCAAGTACACAATAAAACATGGAAAATACTtcaatacattaatgtaccgatacatcaagtagactaggttcaatatatatgtagactagctcagtacaagggtagactaactccatgcatgtctacccatgtattgagctagtctacctatgtattgaacctagtctacttaatgtatcggtacattaatgtattgtAGACGATCCCATAAAACATTATAACTACAAAAACAGTCTGGCTAATTTCCATTGCTGATATGAAATGATACAATGCACATTTCTTAACTACAAAAACAGTCCGGCTAATTTCCACTGCTGATACGAAATGATAGAATGCACAGTtcttcaataagattgaaagcTATCTCCTACTGCCCTCAAGCAAAAAACACTACATTcactaaacacataaaagaatcAAACTTTGATGATCGAATCAAAAACCAAACTTGCCCTCAAGCAAAAACACTACATTTACTCAACATACTCAGAGGAGCTTCAACCACATCATTTTATACGTGTTAAGAAGAACAAAAAGTTGCTGCTCATACTTTGTGACCCATAAATAGTAGCAGTTTCAACACATTAAtgtatataaaacaaaatacaatAATGTGGCACAGCTCACAAAATTAAAATACTTCCACATTCAGTGTGAAAATTATAAGCAGATATGTCATGTTGTAGTATTCATATCATGAGTAAAAGTGGATATCAACAATTACCAAGATTTAATCGATTCCCAAAAGCCAGCTTTGAGTCGATATGTCTTATGAATTCTGCTTCCtgcaaacaaaaataagaaaaagcttAAAACTTTTCATTGTAGCTCACAGAAAAGGGTAATGACTAAACTCTAACACTCATTAAACTGCAAAAATGGGCGAGTATGCAAACCTTTAATAAGGTTGTGGCTTAAATTCCAACGAAAGAATAACTTATTTAATACTTGACAATCCAAATCAAATGAAGCAATAGGGCACCTGCCACAAATATAAAACGAAAAGGGCATCACTTCCTTGAACCCATAAACACACATTTTACTTCACCATCATTATCAAGTAATTGCACCCAATGGTTGGAAAAGTGCCTACAGATACTCCATATAATTCCTAATTGTACTTACAGAACACATTAAACACAGAGCAGAAAGCATATATCTACACTTTACATACCCACAACTTTGAGTTCAACAAAACTAAGAATCAATGTCCGAAAGTCTCAGCAAGTAAAACTGCATTTAGCTCTAAATTTGACCATTGTGACTTAACAGAGACAAAGAGTTGACATTTTTCTCCTTGAATGCATTCGTCCAGTTCAAATAAACATAAGATACAGTGATAGAATGATAGAAATTAGCAAACTTTAGGATTGACACGTGTCCATCCTGAAACATTTTATGAATTCCTACTTCAGGCTTCGGAAGAAATAAGTACAAATACCAAGGAAATCAGTATTAATAATAATTTGGCATGACAACATATTGGTATGGTAAAACCCAAGGCCCTGAAGCTCCAATAGGTCCACCAAGACAGAATGAGGACTGAGGACATGCTGAAGGAAActcgaaaaaaaaatttaaaaaggcATCTTACATGCAACTTTCAGTTTTGATCATCCGTATTAGAACAACTAGGAAATAATGGAAGCTTACAAAAGAGTGGTTggtataaaaacaaataaaagtacAACAGTAGGTTATGTAGTTCCTCACAAAGAGTGCTTAAATTTAATAAAAGAAGATACTCAATGAATTACCTTAAGATGAACCAATTCACCATCCTCAATCACCAAAACCTTTTTGGTGTGTTCAACTACGGCATTTGCATCACTGGACAAGAAGAGTTCTTTAGGATGTCCactttttgaaaggaaattatcATCATGAAATGCAGAACCATTGCTAGCATTTTCATTAAGTTCCTGACATTAGCAAAAGGTCAGCCATGCccagagagagaggaagagatacAGACAGACAGTTCAATAAGATTTACAACCAAAATGAAGCATTCTAGACACAGTAGATATAGATGATCAAATTATGAGGCTATGATTCAGAACAGACTCATGCTATTTTCACTAAAGAAACTACGCCAGACACAACACGCaccaaaacaagctaaagcatTACTAAACAAAAATTTATGGAATATAGGCATAATTAAAGGTTTTAGCCTCAGGTGTTACAGTATATATGACAAAAGCAACCTACTTTCACACCAAGGAGCAACGGACTGCCACGTTTACAAGCAATCAACTCATTTGGATAATGCCGGCTTTTAAAAATCAGCGCATAGGCTCCTTCAGGATGCCTCATAACCTCATGCACTACTTGACTAAATGTGATAGTTTGGTCACCTGTGACGTAAGCAAAATATCACTACAGCAGGTTGTGCTTTGGGGAGTATGTGAAAAGATTCAGATAAACATTCAACAAAACATTATAATCAGAAGGAAATGCATTTGTGGGTATATACAAGAAGCCATGACTAGCTTTATATGCTACCTGCAACAAAACTACGTAAACTTCATCCTGCATGTACAGGAGAGTGAACATATAAATTTTAATTGAGCATTTCAATTCCTATTGTCCAAAATCACTTCCCTGCCATTATTTTTAGCAAATAGAGATGAAATATGAGATATTTTCTCCAATGTAACTAGAAGCCTTTTATATCTAGAATAAATTGAACATGTTAAACCAGAATAAATGGGAACCTTTTACATTCAGTAAAATCTTCTATTTAACTTTAAAAAGAATTGAACATGCTAAACCAAACAGCTATCAATATTATCAGTTGATGAGATCCTTTCGCTAAAAACAATAATTGTACGAATACAGATATTACAATTGTGCATGTGCAAAATGTAAAGCTTAAATTTTGGACTCCAAGTCGTAACAAATATTTAGGAAGCAAAGCTTTTAACACACTTCAATGACATGTTAACTACCTTCTCCTTCTTTAGCTTTATCAAAGACATATTTGGCAAGCTTTGGAATAACTTTTGTGTCTGTTTCAGATTGAAAGGTAAATCCATGCCGAACTAGAGTGCCCTTTAAGGCCTGAAATTCACGGACCAGTAAAAAGATTGAAGCCATCTTAGAAGACTCGTCCTCGGAGCTCACATCCTTCCTCTTCCTTCCGCCGCAGCCACCGCTCTGCTTTAGAATTGCTGTTTCTTTTCACTGTAAACCAGAGCGTCCTTGGAAAACTAGAGAAACTCTAGAAATCGAGGAACTAAATAACGCAGAATAAAGGGTTACCATGTATGACCATCGCTAAAAGGCTATGTCCACTTCAGCGGAATCCAAGTAGGTGAGATGAGAAACCCAAATTAGTTTGGAGCCAAACgcaaaatcagattttcttGTCGATTCACCTCAGATCTGAAAGAAACCCCAATTCAGtttgagagagatgagagagagctATTTGCCCAGATAACTGGATGATTGGATtagtttgaagtttgaacaagGATTAAGAGAAGAAAggggagagagatgagagaggaaGGGATGGCTGATAATGTCAGGGTTTGGGTCTGGCGTTTGTTTTGTGAAGATTGGGTTTATTAGTAAGAGGTCGATTGGGTGGGAGATTAGAATTTTAGCCGAAATAAATAAGCAGGTTCTCAAAACATGTGGGGCACTTATTTAGGGCACACTCTAAACGCATGCCGTGGAAGACCAACTAGaaaagtcttttacggcgtgctttgGCACGTATTAAAAGCCTGCTGTGAAAGACCAACTAAAAATttttttacggcgcacattcAAAGCACACCATAAAAGACTAAGCAAGAGGAGTCTTTTACGGCGCTCATTTggagcacgccgtaaaagactacAGAGAGgagtcttttacggcgcgcataatatgcacgccgtaaattttAGGATGTAAAAGCCCAGATTTCTTGTAGTGATGGTCGAATTAATCTCTTTCTCAGGAGATCTTCTatgtcttttctgaattcttttttatcttcctctttataTTAAGAAATGGCTTTAACATGACATAtaacattcatatcatgtaatcttaattcacagaccactgggtcttatTCCCAAAATTTCTGAGGGTCGACATCTATATTATGTTCgagcattttcttgattttatcaagagtagaaattttttgaaattcAAGATTATTTTGGAAATGCTTGAGGTTATTTTCAtagatgaaactagcttcttcatcttcgctagtttcttcttcagaaAAAGCAGAATCTTCTATAAGCAATTCTTTTTATTGCTTAATTTGAAGTACAAGTTCAAATCTGGGCTTGCAGGGCTTATGATCACCACTATTTCATTGCGATGtctgatattgagtagtaaagTTTGAACCTACTATACTTTTTGGTTAGGTAAGTTTATCGGCCCAAAACATTCTATCTCCTTTTCTAAAGCCCATACCTTCTTCATCTTGAACAAACCTCTGTTGGAGAAGGCAATCATTTCTCGGCCAACAGGAAaactgatccttggccttccgATTGCCAAAGAgt belongs to Rosa chinensis cultivar Old Blush chromosome 4, RchiOBHm-V2, whole genome shotgun sequence and includes:
- the LOC112200044 gene encoding glutamine--fructose-6-phosphate aminotransferase [isomerizing] 2 codes for the protein MASIFLLVREFQALKGTLVRHGFTFQSETDTKVIPKLAKYVFDKAKEGEGDQTITFSQVVHEVMRHPEGAYALIFKSRHYPNELIACKRGSPLLLGVKELNENASNGSAFHDDNFLSKSGHPKELFLSSDANAVVEHTKKVLVIEDGELVHLKVPYCFI